Proteins co-encoded in one Arthrobacter alpinus genomic window:
- a CDS encoding IclR family transcriptional regulator: MSIDAEDSRTAKVPAHSQTLSRGIRALEILAEAQSPMTIAELSEALGVHRSVAYRILRTLEDHSLLIRDDAGRVQAGPGLAVLARGVSRDLQTAALPELTELANELSMTAFIAVWDHRDSVTLLTVEPRHSGATLAQRPGTRHSFSSGAPGIAIQSAISENAWARLAPGLPYRPEARAAKVAGFATSYDEVLPGVSAIAAPIQVTGGMPAAICVVFLGPGTDAAAIGARLATSAHAIEAQLQ; the protein is encoded by the coding sequence GTGAGCATAGACGCAGAAGACAGCCGCACAGCGAAGGTGCCGGCCCATTCCCAAACATTGTCCCGCGGCATCCGCGCCCTGGAAATTTTGGCAGAAGCGCAGTCCCCCATGACCATCGCTGAATTGTCGGAGGCTTTGGGCGTGCACCGCTCCGTCGCCTACCGGATCCTGCGCACACTAGAGGACCATTCACTCTTAATCAGGGACGACGCCGGCCGGGTCCAGGCCGGTCCCGGACTGGCCGTACTGGCCCGCGGCGTCTCGCGCGACCTGCAAACTGCGGCGCTGCCGGAGCTGACGGAACTGGCCAATGAATTATCCATGACGGCCTTCATCGCCGTGTGGGACCATCGCGATTCCGTCACCCTCCTCACCGTGGAGCCACGGCATTCCGGCGCCACCCTGGCCCAACGCCCAGGCACTCGCCATTCCTTTAGTTCAGGTGCCCCCGGCATTGCCATCCAGTCAGCCATCAGTGAGAACGCCTGGGCCCGCCTCGCACCGGGGTTGCCGTACCGCCCCGAAGCGCGTGCCGCCAAAGTGGCCGGTTTCGCCACAAGTTACGACGAGGTACTCCCTGGAGTCTCCGCGATCGCCGCACCTATCCAGGTTACCGGCGGCATGCCCGCGGCAATCTGCGTGGTCTTTCTGGGGCCCGGCACGGATGCGGCGGCCATCGGCGCCAGGTTGGCCACCAGTGCGCACGCCATTGAAGCCCAGCTCCAATAA